The genome window AACCGCCGGAGAAATACGCCGGAACCGACGAGAACACCCAAGAGCGCTCGGAAGACCGGATCAATCGTTACAAGCAATTCGTCCAGCTCAGCACCCAAACGATGAATGAGCTGCAAAACAACGAACGGGAGCTGACCGATACCCTCAAAACCCAATTCCGCAACATCGAGCAGATGTGGCAGCAGCTCGCTCAATTGGAAGAAGAGAAGTTCCGCACCGACGCGCGGATGATCATGCGTTAGGCCATCAAAACAGGCTCAGCTGTTTCTTCTTGCCGGGCTTGGCGAGGCTGCGGCCGGGCAAGACCTTGGAAGGCTTGCGCTTGTCCTGAGAGGCCAGGACCTTTTTCCCGATCCACTTTTGGCCGCAACGGCGGCAGGCCTTGGAGCCGTCGAGCCGCTCGAGCAGACGGCTGCTGGCGCAGCGGGGGCATTTTTCTTTTTTGCTAGAATTCAAAAAATTTCAATCTCGCTTTCTCACCCGAATAGGCCAGGGCTGAAAATTCGCCCGGCTTCAGCTTCAACTCTTCGACTCGAAACCCGGCGAAGGAGCTCACTTCCTCGCCGAGCAGGCTCAAGCCCAGGCCTCGAGCTTTGGCATAGGCTTCCTTGGCGGTCCACAAACGATAAAACTCGGCCGCTCGCTCGGCTTGAGGCAAGGCGGCGATCCGCGCCGCCTCGGCCGGCGAAAAATAGCGGGCGGCCAAGCCTTCGACGTCGACCCCTTCCCGCGGGATCTCCAAGTCGACGCCGAGCTCCCGATTCCAAGCCAAGGCATAGATCGCCCGGCTTTGACAGTGGCTGAGGCTGAAACCCAAGCCGCCGCTCTCGACCAAGGCGGGCTTCCCTTTCTCGCCATAGGCGAAACGAAGGGAGGA of bacterium contains these proteins:
- a CDS encoding 4'-phosphopantetheinyl transferase superfamily protein; protein product: MEPGEIHLWTADLDIGKELGLALRETLSPDEIERADRFLQEDDRRRFTAARGILRRLIGDYRKAAPSSLRFAYGEKGKPALVESGGLGFSLSHCQSRAIYALAWNRELGVDLEIPREGVDVEGLAARYFSPAEAARIAALPQAERAAEFYRLWTAKEAYAKARGLGLSLLGEEVSSFAGFRVEELKLKPGEFSALAYSGEKARLKFFEF